DNA sequence from the Sylvia atricapilla isolate bSylAtr1 chromosome 15, bSylAtr1.pri, whole genome shotgun sequence genome:
TAACGGCGCCGGTGGGTGCGCGCGGGGGGCGGGGTCGGGGTGCGCGCTCAGTCCGTACGTGCGcgcgaggggcggggccgggggcggtgGCGGCGCGtgcgcggcggggcggggcgcggggcggccccgcggcgaTCCGGGATGTCGGGCCGGCTCCTGGTGACGTAGCGGGAAGGGCCGCGCCAGACCCCCGCCCGCCGCTGTCCCCCGGCACGGCGCGGGACCCCCCACACCTCCTCCGGTTGTCCCCCGCCATGGGCAGAGCCGCGGCGGTAGGAACGGGCAGGGCGTCCGGGGCCGCCGCTGGGAATGTGCCAGGCCCTGCCGCCGCGTGAgcaccggcaccggcagcgTTGTCCGCGCCCGCCCCGGGCCGAGCCGTGAGTGTGGCGTCCGCCGGGCCGCCTCTGCCccggcagggagggagagggcgGGAGCTCTGTCCGCCGGGAGGGGGGTCCCGTCTCCCGTGGAAGGGGGGCGGGAGAGGGTCTGGCGCGGTACCGGGATCCCGTCCTCACCTCCCCGTGCCGCGGGGCTCTCTCCCGGCAGGGCGGCGGGTGCCATGAGCAGCAGCTGCGCGTCCCCCatcgccgcccgccgccgcctgcAGCGCCGGGATCGATAGAGGCGGGGGCTGCGGACGCGCCATGGCCGGCAGCGGCTACACGGACCTGCGGGAGAAGCTCAAGTCCATGATGCCCTACCGGGACGGCCACaaaggcggcggcggcggcctcCCGCGGGAGCCCCCCGAACCTCCGTACGACCGTAAGCGGCGGCACCAGGAGGACTCCGGTTCCGAGCCCAGCGACTACgaggagcagaaggaggaggaggaagctcGGAAAGTCAAGAGCGGCATCCGCCAGCTTCGCCTCTTCAGCGCCGAGGAGTGCGCCAAGATCGAGGCGCGCATCGAGGACGTGGTGTCCCGGGCGGAGAAGGGGCTCTACAAGGAGCACACGGTGGATCGGGCGCCGCTGCGGAACAAGTATTTTTTCGGGGAAGGCTACACCTACGGGTCTCAGCTGCAGCGCCGGGGTCCCGGCCAGGAGCGCCTGTACCCGCGGGGGGAGGTGGACGCCATCCCCGAGTGGGTGCACGACCTGGTGATCAGGAAGCTGGTGGAGCACCGGGTGATCCCCGAGGGCTTTGTGAACAGTGCCGTCATCAACGACTACCAGCCGGGGGGCTGCATTGTCTCCCACGTGGACCCCATCCATATCTTTGAGAGGCCCATCGTCTCCGTGTCCTTCTTCAGCGACTCGGCGCTCTGCTTCGGGTGTAAATTCCAGTTCAAACCCATCAGGGTGTCGGAGCCCGTTCTCTTCCTGCCCGTGAAGAGGGGGAGCGTCACGGTGCTCAGGTAACTCGCCCGCGTTGCCGAGGCTCCGCTAACGAGCCGGGGCCCGGTTGTGTAACACGGATCACGAGGCGCACGGATGCGCGCCCCGACGGCGCCTCGGGCTCCATCTCCCTCGCCTGGAGGAGCTCAGGGGTTCGCCGGGGTGGAAGGGGTGAAGCAGGGGTTTGGAGGAGTCCTGCAGTCGTGGTGGGTGGGGATTTGTGTGGGTGTTCTCTCCACGGCGTTTGAGGCGAGTGCTGGTGGGAGCGTGGCCGCTCGATGAGCTGAGCTAACCATTGAGTTTCCCGTAAATGGTTAAAATAACACATTGAGACACAAAATGGATCCTTTGCCCAAGAGTGGTCAGAGCGGAGCAGCTGGTAGGGACCGGGCTCCTGGGTCTATTCTTAGCTCGGCCGGTGCCTCTCTGACCTGACCTTAATGGTGGAGAGGAGGTGTGAATGGCCTCGTCTTCCCAGTCTGAAAACTGGGAATgctgagccctccctgcccagtgACGATGGGGAGCCCAGAGTGTAGAGCCCCGCGTGATTGTCACTTGGAAGTGCAGCGGGTCACAGGCACAGGAAAGGACTTTATGTGTGTTGAGGAAGAGCCGTGGAAGGTGGAATGACCTGCCCAAGGTCACGCAGTTGGTCGGTAGTAAAGCTGGAATTGGCATCGAGAAATGTCTGCTCCTTAATCCCCCTGCTTCCCGGTatgggctgggaggggcagCGGACAggtgaggggacaggcaggtaaggggacaggaagggctggagcgTAGGgatccagctcctggggagggcAGCTCGA
Encoded proteins:
- the ALKBH5 gene encoding RNA demethylase ALKBH5, with the translated sequence MAGSGYTDLREKLKSMMPYRDGHKGGGGGLPREPPEPPYDRKRRHQEDSGSEPSDYEEQKEEEEARKVKSGIRQLRLFSAEECAKIEARIEDVVSRAEKGLYKEHTVDRAPLRNKYFFGEGYTYGSQLQRRGPGQERLYPRGEVDAIPEWVHDLVIRKLVEHRVIPEGFVNSAVINDYQPGGCIVSHVDPIHIFERPIVSVSFFSDSALCFGCKFQFKPIRVSEPVLFLPVKRGSVTVLSGYAADEITHCIRPQDIKERRAVIILRKTRLDAPRLETKSLSSSVLPPGYNSDRLSGSNRDQILKPKRSHRKADPDAAHRPRILEMDKEENRRSVLLPKHRRRSHFSSENYWRRSYEYTEDCDEEEEDGSPARKVKMRRH